A genomic stretch from Setaria italica strain Yugu1 chromosome VII, Setaria_italica_v2.0, whole genome shotgun sequence includes:
- the LOC106804417 gene encoding uncharacterized protein LOC106804417, protein MVGAFKTAPGSYIHIFMAVDKFTKWIEVKAKAAQFMEEIMHRFGIPNRIITDLGKQFTGSEFCDFCQDNLIDVYYSSVAHLRCNGQVERANGMVLQSLKSRIFDDASKYATKWLHKLPHVIWGLRTQKSRATNYTPFFMMYG, encoded by the coding sequence atggtCGGAGCCTTCAAGACCGCTCCAGGCAGCTACATCCATATCTTcatggcagttgacaaattcaccaagtggattgaggttaAGGCTAAAGCCGCTCAATTCATGGAGGAAATTATGCACCGCTTTGGTATACCTaataggatcatcaccgaccttggcAAGCAGTTCACAGGCTCTGAGTTCTGTGACTTTTGCCAGGACAATCTcatcgatgtgtactactcctctGTAGCGCACCTGCGCTGCAATGGTCAGGTCGAACgtgcgaatgggatggtcctccagtccctcaagtctcgCATCTTCGACGATgcatccaagtacgccaccaagtggctacacaagctaccccatgtcatctgGGGCCTACGAACACAGAAGAGCCGGGCTACCAACTACACCCCTTTCTTTATGATGTATGGCTAA